Proteins from a single region of Pseudomonas sp. BSw22131:
- the xdhA gene encoding xanthine dehydrogenase small subunit: MIQFLLNQTLKTEHALDPNMTVLNYLREHVHKPGTKEGCASGDCGACTVVVGELAMDSEGHDTLNYRSLNSCLTFLASLHGKQLISVEDLKHQGQLHSVQQAMVDCHGSQCGFCTPGFVMSLFALQKNSTQPDTAQAHEALAGNLCRCTGYRPILAAAEQACGQRTPDQFDANTAQTIARLKAIAPTQTAELNNGDKRCLVPLTVADLADLYDAYPHARLLAGGTDLALEVTQFHRPLPVMIYVGNVAAMKKIENFEDRIEIGAATALTDCYGALSEQYPDFGELLHRFASLQIRNQGTLGGNIGNASPIGDSPPLLIALGAKIVLRKGDQTRTLALEDYFIDYRVTARQESEFIEKIIVPKANAKHAFRAYKVSKRLDDDISAVCAAFRIQVENGAIVDARAAFGGMAAIPKRAAACEQALIGAPWTSATVEHACAALAEDFTPLSDFRASKEYRLLSAQNLLRKYFIELQTPHIETRVTAYV; the protein is encoded by the coding sequence GTGATCCAGTTTTTACTGAACCAAACGCTGAAGACCGAGCACGCTCTGGACCCCAACATGACCGTGCTCAATTATCTGCGCGAGCACGTGCACAAACCGGGCACCAAAGAAGGCTGTGCCAGCGGTGACTGCGGCGCATGCACCGTGGTGGTCGGCGAACTGGCGATGGACAGCGAAGGCCATGACACGCTGAACTATCGCAGCCTCAATTCTTGCCTGACCTTTTTGGCCTCGCTGCACGGTAAACAGCTGATTAGCGTTGAAGACCTCAAGCACCAGGGCCAACTGCACAGCGTGCAGCAGGCGATGGTCGATTGCCACGGTTCGCAGTGCGGGTTTTGCACGCCGGGGTTTGTCATGTCGCTGTTCGCGCTGCAAAAAAACAGCACCCAACCCGATACCGCTCAGGCCCATGAAGCGCTGGCGGGCAACCTCTGTCGCTGCACCGGGTATCGACCGATTCTGGCTGCGGCAGAACAAGCATGCGGCCAGCGCACGCCCGATCAATTCGACGCCAACACAGCGCAGACCATCGCCCGCCTGAAAGCCATCGCCCCCACCCAGACCGCCGAGCTCAACAATGGCGACAAGCGCTGCCTGGTGCCGTTGACCGTCGCCGATCTGGCCGATTTGTACGACGCCTATCCGCACGCAAGGTTGTTGGCCGGCGGTACCGACCTGGCGCTGGAAGTCACGCAATTTCATCGCCCGTTGCCAGTGATGATTTACGTCGGCAACGTCGCCGCGATGAAGAAAATCGAAAATTTTGAAGACCGCATCGAGATCGGCGCGGCTACAGCACTGACCGATTGCTACGGCGCGCTGAGTGAGCAGTACCCGGATTTCGGTGAATTACTGCACCGTTTTGCGTCATTGCAGATTCGTAATCAGGGAACATTGGGCGGCAACATCGGCAATGCGTCGCCCATCGGCGACTCACCTCCGCTGCTGATAGCGCTGGGGGCAAAAATTGTCCTGCGCAAAGGCGACCAGACGCGCACCCTGGCGCTGGAAGATTACTTCATCGATTACCGCGTCACGGCCCGCCAGGAAAGTGAATTCATCGAAAAAATCATCGTACCCAAGGCCAATGCCAAGCACGCGTTTCGCGCCTACAAGGTGTCGAAACGGCTGGACGATGATATTTCGGCGGTCTGCGCGGCATTCCGCATTCAGGTCGAAAACGGCGCCATCGTTGATGCACGTGCAGCATTCGGCGGCATGGCAGCGATCCCCAAACGCGCTGCTGCGTGCGAGCAAGCGCTGATCGGCGCACCCTGGACTTCGGCCACCGTGGAGCACGCCTGCGCTGCATTGGCCGAAGATTTCACACCGCTGTCAGACTTCCGGGCGAGCAAGGAATATCGCCTGCTCAGCGCACAGAACCTGTTGCGCAAATACTTTATAGAGCTGCAGACACCCCACATCGAGACGCGGGTAACGGCCTATGTCTAA
- a CDS encoding GntR family transcriptional regulator has product MTFKAPDSLAEQIAHHLAERIIRGDLKPAERIQEQKVTAALNVSRGSVREALLILERRHLIVILPRRGAQVSVLTPHNVESLCALMSELYILLAIAVGERWKEEVELAPFMQIQQRLIASCERRDVKSFVEDSFNVMRAAYPFANNPYLEETIENLQPSMSRFYFLALEQRKAEMSEYLTLFGQLLEAVIARDLVQIRTVLRQYTQRSCQSVLAALAAG; this is encoded by the coding sequence ATGACGTTCAAGGCACCGGACAGCCTCGCGGAGCAAATCGCTCATCACCTTGCCGAGCGCATCATTCGCGGCGACCTCAAGCCTGCCGAGCGGATTCAGGAACAGAAAGTCACGGCCGCCCTCAACGTCAGCCGCGGCTCTGTGCGCGAAGCCCTGCTCATCCTCGAGCGTCGCCACCTGATCGTGATCCTGCCGCGTCGGGGCGCCCAAGTGTCGGTGCTGACCCCGCATAACGTCGAAAGCCTGTGCGCGCTCATGAGCGAGCTTTACATCCTGCTGGCGATTGCCGTGGGTGAACGCTGGAAGGAAGAAGTCGAACTGGCGCCGTTCATGCAAATTCAGCAGCGGCTGATCGCCAGTTGCGAGCGCCGGGACGTGAAGTCCTTCGTCGAGGACAGCTTCAACGTCATGCGCGCGGCCTATCCGTTTGCCAACAATCCTTATCTGGAAGAAACCATCGAGAACCTGCAGCCGTCCATGAGCCGCTTCTACTTTCTCGCGCTTGAACAGCGCAAGGCAGAAATGAGCGAGTACCTGACCCTGTTCGGCCAGCTGCTCGAAGCGGTGATCGCACGTGACCTGGTGCAGATTCGTACGGTGCTCAGGCAATACACGCAGCGCAGTTGCCAGTCGGTGCTTGCAGCCTTGGCGGCTGGCTGA
- the xdhB gene encoding xanthine dehydrogenase molybdopterin binding subunit, with protein sequence MSNHAPQKTQEEMVALFQQDLTTGVGRSVKHDSADKHVSGEAVYIDDRLEFPNQLHVYARLSDRAHARIISVDTAPCYAFDGVRIAITHEDIPGLKDIGPLLPGDPLLAIDTVEFVGQPVIAVAARDLETARKAAMAAIIEYEDLEPVLDVVEALRNKHFVLDSHTHQRGDSVAALNSAPRRIQGTLHIGGQEHFYLETQISSVMPTEDGGMIVYCSTQNPTEVQKLVAEVLNVSMNKIVVDMRRMGGGFGGKETQAASPACLCAVIARLTGQPTKMRLPRVEDMLMTGKRHPFYVEYDVGFDDTGRLHGINLELAGNCGYSPDLSASIVDRAMFHADNSYYLGDATINGHRCKTNTASNTAYRGFGGPQGMVAIEEVMDAIARHLGKDPLEVRKVNYYGKTERNVTHYYQTVEHNMLEEMTAELEESCQYAERRKAIIAYNAHSPILKKGLALTPVKFGISFTASFLNQAGALIHIYTDGSIHLNHGGTEMGQGLNIKVAQVVAEVFQVDIDRVQITATNTDKVPNTSPTAASSGTDLNGKAAQNAAEIIKARLVEFAARHYKVEEAAVEFRNGHVRVGEQVISFETLTQQAWMGQVSLSSTGYYKTPKIYYDRSQARGRPFYYFAFGAACTEVIIDTLTGEYKMLRTDILHDVGASLNPAIDIGQVEGGYIQGMGWLTTEELVWNDKGKLVTNGPAGYKIPAVADMPLDLRVKLVENRKNPEDTVFHSKAVGEPPFMLGIAAWCAIKDAVASMGDYRHQPKIDAPATPERVLWGCEQMRRLQSATADAIGVAHQLTVSPV encoded by the coding sequence ATGTCTAACCATGCCCCCCAAAAGACGCAGGAAGAAATGGTCGCCCTGTTTCAACAGGACCTAACCACCGGCGTCGGCCGCAGCGTCAAGCACGACAGCGCGGACAAACACGTCTCGGGCGAGGCGGTGTATATCGACGACCGCCTTGAGTTTCCCAATCAGTTGCACGTCTATGCGCGCCTCTCGGATCGCGCCCATGCGCGCATCATCAGCGTCGACACCGCGCCGTGTTATGCCTTCGACGGCGTGCGCATCGCGATCACTCACGAAGACATCCCTGGCCTCAAAGACATTGGCCCGCTGCTGCCGGGCGACCCGCTGCTCGCCATCGACACCGTTGAGTTCGTCGGCCAGCCGGTGATTGCCGTCGCCGCGCGAGACCTGGAAACCGCACGCAAGGCGGCGATGGCCGCGATCATCGAATACGAGGATCTGGAGCCGGTGCTCGACGTGGTGGAGGCGTTGCGCAACAAGCACTTTGTGCTCGACAGCCACACCCATCAACGTGGCGACTCAGTGGCGGCACTCAACAGCGCGCCACGGCGCATTCAAGGCACGCTGCACATCGGCGGCCAGGAACACTTCTATCTGGAGACGCAGATATCCTCGGTCATGCCCACTGAAGACGGCGGCATGATCGTCTATTGCTCGACGCAAAACCCGACCGAAGTGCAGAAACTGGTCGCCGAAGTGCTCAACGTGTCGATGAACAAAATCGTCGTCGACATGCGCCGCATGGGCGGCGGTTTCGGCGGCAAGGAAACTCAAGCCGCCAGCCCTGCCTGTCTGTGCGCGGTGATCGCACGCCTGACCGGCCAGCCAACCAAGATGCGCTTGCCGCGCGTCGAAGACATGCTGATGACCGGCAAGCGCCACCCCTTTTACGTCGAGTACGACGTGGGTTTCGATGACACCGGCCGCCTCCATGGCATCAATCTGGAACTGGCGGGCAACTGCGGTTATTCGCCGGATTTGTCAGCGTCCATCGTCGACCGGGCGATGTTTCATGCCGACAACTCGTATTACCTGGGCGACGCCACGATCAACGGCCATCGCTGCAAGACCAACACCGCGTCCAACACCGCTTATCGCGGCTTCGGCGGCCCTCAAGGCATGGTCGCCATCGAGGAAGTGATGGACGCCATCGCCCGCCATCTGGGCAAGGACCCGCTGGAGGTGCGCAAGGTCAATTACTACGGCAAGACCGAGCGCAACGTCACCCACTATTACCAGACCGTCGAGCACAACATGCTCGAAGAAATGACCGCCGAACTGGAAGAAAGCTGCCAGTACGCCGAGCGACGCAAAGCGATCATTGCCTACAACGCGCACAGCCCGATTCTTAAAAAAGGGCTAGCGTTGACGCCCGTCAAATTCGGCATTTCCTTCACCGCCAGCTTCCTCAATCAGGCCGGCGCGCTGATCCACATCTACACCGACGGCAGCATCCACTTGAACCACGGCGGCACCGAAATGGGCCAAGGCTTGAACATCAAGGTGGCGCAGGTCGTGGCCGAAGTGTTCCAGGTGGATATCGACCGCGTGCAGATCACCGCGACCAACACCGATAAGGTGCCCAATACTTCCCCGACCGCAGCGTCCAGCGGCACTGATTTGAACGGTAAGGCGGCGCAGAACGCGGCGGAAATCATCAAGGCGCGGCTGGTTGAGTTTGCGGCGCGGCACTACAAAGTCGAGGAAGCAGCAGTCGAGTTTCGCAATGGCCATGTGCGTGTCGGCGAACAGGTGATCAGTTTCGAGACTCTGACGCAGCAGGCGTGGATGGGCCAGGTCTCGCTGTCGAGCACGGGCTATTACAAGACCCCGAAAATCTACTACGACCGCAGTCAGGCACGCGGACGGCCGTTTTACTACTTTGCGTTTGGCGCGGCCTGCACGGAAGTGATCATCGACACCCTGACGGGCGAGTACAAAATGTTGCGCACCGACATCCTGCACGACGTCGGCGCGTCGCTGAACCCGGCCATCGACATCGGCCAGGTCGAGGGCGGCTACATTCAGGGCATGGGCTGGCTGACCACCGAAGAGCTGGTGTGGAACGACAAGGGCAAACTGGTCACCAACGGGCCGGCGGGCTACAAGATCCCGGCCGTGGCGGACATGCCGCTGGACTTGCGCGTGAAGCTGGTGGAAAACCGCAAAAACCCGGAAGACACGGTGTTCCACTCAAAGGCGGTGGGCGAACCGCCGTTCATGCTCGGGATCGCCGCGTGGTGCGCGATCAAGGATGCGGTAGCGAGTATGGGTGATTACCGGCACCAGCCAAAAATCGACGCGCCTGCGACGCCGGAGCGGGTGTTGTGGGGCTGTGAGCAGATGCGGCGGTTGCAGTCGGCGACTGCAGACGCGATTGGCGTTGCTCACCAGTTAACGGTTTCGCCGGTTTGA